TTCAGCTCCTCATTGCCAGCATGAATCTTCTCCTCCGTCCTACAGAGAAACAACACCTCATCACCTTTCTTGAACTTACTGCGTTTCTTTTTGAGCAACCCCTTGAACAAACCTCTCTGGAAAACCTCTTTTCCTCTCTCTCCTCCTCCCTTGAAGATCTTCAAAATCAGCTAAACAGTGAACACCCCGTATTCCAGAAAGCTTATTCTCTTATCCACGATCGCCTTTTTCTTTTCACCCTTTCTCTGTATGACCTTACCGAAGAATTGATACGTCGTCTCCATCTTCATACTCTCCAATCCCAATACATCTTTCTTGCTAAATTCCTAGACACTATCCAGGAATTTTCTCTCCAGTCTCGAGGATCACTTGCTGACTTTCTCGAAGAGTGGGAAAAACTCGCCCAAAATCTTACCCTTGATCCCGATGAATCCGCGGATGCCGTGCGGATCCTTACCGTTCACAAGGCAAAGGGACTCGAGTTTCCGGTTGTACTCTTCCCCATCCTCCCACAGAAAAAACCTTCCAATGTTGATATAGTGGGAAATCTTCCCCTCAACACTTTACCGGAACTTTCTGAAAATGCCTCGCAATGGAAATGGCTTTACAAACACAAAAAAAATCTCTCGTATGTTCCTGAACTTAAGACTATTTACGAAGAGGAAAAAGATTTAAGTCTGCTTGATGAGATTAACATCCTCTATGTCGCCTTTACCAGACCCAAAGAGGTTTTCTGTGCGTACATTCCCCTCAGGATAATAAAAAACAAAAGCAAATTCCAGGACTTCTCCCAGGGATGGGAAACGTGTCTTCAACAAGATCTGGAAACCTTTCTGGAAAAAAATGCCCTCTCTGAGAAAATTGGACATCTCATCCTTTTTCTTCTCAGTCAACAAACAAAACCCACTTCTCTTCATGCCTATTCACTCTCCTATCAACAAGGATCATGGCCCCAGAAAACCCCATCATCCACCTCGAACAAAAATATTCACGCAAATATTATGCTTTTCCCCTCAACATCATGGCAAAAGAAACTCCGTGTTCGACAACACGAGGCCGAAATCCATCTTCTCTTTCACGAAACCCAGCGTATTCACCGTGAAGAAGGTATCATTCTTCATGAACTCCTCTCTCACGTATTTTCAGAGGAAGATATCCCTGAAATAGTAGAAAATTACGCCATTCATCTTCCAGGCAACCTCACTCCCGAAGCAAAATCCGACCTCATCAAGGTGCTTTCAGGTATATGGCATATCTTCTCCAGCCGAGGATGGACAGAAAACTATCGCATCTACAACGAGGAAACCCTCCTCACTCCCCAGGGACTTATAAGGCCAGATAAAATCTTTCTCAATAATGACAGATCCCACGCTGTCATTATTGACTATAAATCCGGACTTCAAACAGAAGAACAAAACGAACAAACCATTATCAAACGCTATTCTCCTCAACTAAACGCCTACTGCCGGGCGATTGCCTCCATGGGATACTCTCATGTAGAGGGCTACATCCTTTTTGTCACCAATCAAAAAATATTTCAGGTAGTTTCCCTATGAGTTATGAAAAGTTTCTCAAAAAAGTTGCCCACGAACTTATCTCTACATACAAAGAAGTGCTTCCCTCTTCTCTGATTGTTGTACCAAACAAAAGAGCCCGAACCTTTCTCTTTGAGTATATGCGGGAGAGTATCCAAATCCCTCTTGTAGCTCCCCGATGCTTCTCCTCTGAAGAGCTTGCCAAAAATCTTGCCGGTATGGAAAAAGAAGAAAACCTCCCCCTGCTTTTTGAACTTTACGAAGCCTACGAATCCACATACCGAAAAAAACAACTCGCCCCACTAGCCTTTGAAGATTTTTACTTCCTGGGACGAACCCTTCTTGCTGACTTTAACGAAATAGATCGCTATCTTGTTGACGTCTCTCAACTCTTTTCCCACCTCTGTAAACTTGAAGCCTACGAAAAAGGTGCTCCCACAATTGCCCCAGCCTTTTCCCGGTTATGGGAAAACCTCGCTGAAATTTACCAAACATTTCAAGATCGTTGCAAGAAAAATAAACGTGGATATCCCGGGCTTTTCTATCGCCTGGCTGCAGAAACACTTCCGCCAAACCCTCTGGTTAGAGATGGGCTTGTCTTTTGGGTAGGATTCCACGCCCTCTCTCCCGCAGAAGAAAAGATCTTTCTCAAAACCAGACAAGACGGTCAGGCAAAGGTCTTTCTTGATATCGACACCTATTTTACCGACAATCCTCTGCAGGAAGCAGGACATTTCTATCGAAACTTCTGGGAAAAACACCTGGGGCTTGAACTCGAATCCCAAAAAGAAAACCTGCTTTCTCATCATTCCCTTCGAGAGATAAAAATCTTTGCTACCACCAACGAAACCTCTATGGTAAAACTTCTCGGAGAAGAGTTGCACAAAAAAACTTCTCAAGAAGAGAATCCTTCCACGTTATCCCAAAAACCAGACACCCTAGCCATCATTCTCCCCAGAGAAGAACTTCTCTTTTCCGTCCTCAATGCCATTCCTCCCGAGATCAAAAGTGTCAATGTCACCATGGGCTTTCCTTTACGTGCTTCACAGATAGCCTCCTGGATAGAAAACCTGCTTTCTCTTCGAGAAAGTATCATCATCGACGAAACAACCAAAATCCCCACCATTTCAGGTAAAATACTCTCTGAAATACTTGATCACCAGTACACCCGTCTCCTCGTCTCAAACGAGATTATCAACACCATTATCAAAACCATCCGAGAGAAAAACCTGGCACGACTTTTTATACAAAGTCTTCCTTTTGAAAACTTTCCCTCATCCCTTGTGACCTGGATCACAGCCCCTTCCCTAACAGGGAAAGAAACCATCCTGACCCTCTTTGCAATTGTCAAAAACCTCCTGGATGCCTACAGAAAAAAACACCTTGCCCTTGATAGCGAGTTTATTTATACCGCCCTTCAATCTCTCGAAAACATCCGTCAACTCATCGAAGAAAAAAAATTCCAGCTTTCTTTTGAAGCAACAAGTCGTATTATTCGGGATGTTCTTCAGGAAGCCATCATCGCCTTCAGTGGTGAACCTCTTGAAGGATGGCAGATCATGGGATTTCTCGAAACTCAGGCCCTCGATTTTGACGAGGTTTACATTCTCTCCATGAACGAGGGAATTCTACCTGCCTCCGGGGCACGCATATCGTTTCTTCCCCCTGATATAAAAAAAGCCTATAATCTCCCCCTCCCCCACGAGAGTGAAAATGTCTATGCCTACCATTTTTACCGTCTCCTTAAACGAGCACGCAAAGTGTCTCTCTTTTACACCCGTGAAGCAGGTGAGAACCAGCAACAGGAGAAAAGCCGTTACATCGAACAGCTTCTTTTCGAATATTTATCCCCAAAAAACACCTGCCACGAAATAGCCTACGCCTACCCTTTTGTTCGCCCATCGTGGCCAAAACCCTCCTATGCCAAAACCTCTTCCGTCCTGGACAAACTTCGCTCCATGTCATATTCTCCCACCTCTCTTATCACGTATTTCAAGTGCTCTCTCTGGTTTTATTACAAATATCTTCTAGAAATTCCCGAAGCAGAAAATCTAGAAGAAGATCCAGATGCAAAAACGAAGGGAAATATCATTCATGAAGTCATGGAAAACATTTTCCATAAAGGAAAAATATTCTTTCCGCAGGATCTTGCTTCTCTCCTCCAGACAAATGAGATAGAATCATTTATCACGCAGGCTATAAAAAACCAGTTTACCGAACGCCCACTCAAGGGAAAAATTACCCTTCTTCAACACATCATCACTCAACAAACAAAAAAAATATTAGAAAAACACACAACTATCACCCCCTTTCAAATTCTGGAAACAGAATACAGCCTCGCATCTACTTGTACCCTCGACGATGGTACAACTATAAAACTCAAAGGAAGGATCGATCGTATCGACCAGAGAAACAATGCTATTTTCATCATGGACTATAAAACAGGGGAAGCGGGCTCCCTTTCCCTTCCTTCCAACGAACAAAGAGAATACGTTCTTTCGAGCCTCTTTCAAGAAAAGACCCGAAGTCAACTCTTCCAGCTCCTTTTTTATGGGTACCTTTTTACCCAAAACCCTGCCCCTCTTCTGCCTTCCCTCTCCCCGGAGAACCTTTTCTTCTCCATTTGTGCATTCAAACAAGGCGACTTCAAATACGTCGAGTCGAAATCCCCATCCGAAGGAAAACTCTCCTACGAAAAACTCCGAAAACCCTTTGAAAGAGGACTAAAAAAAGCCCTTCAGCTTATACTCTCAGAAGCACCCTTCCAGCAAACCCAGGATATTTCTACATGTGAAAAGTGCCCATTTCGGCATATCTGTGGAAGAGAAAAACTCTAATCCCCCTCCCACATCCTTGAAAGATTAACATGACAGTAACCGCCAGGATTTTTTGTAAGATAGTCCTGATGGTACTCCTCTGCAGGATAAAAATTTTTTGCTTTCTCCACCTGCGTAACAGGATGCTTTCCCTGATTTCTGAGTTTCTCGAGCGCCTTTTCAATCGCTGGCACATGCTTCTCATCGAGATAAAAAATAGCCGAACGATACTGCGTCCCCACATCATTTCCCTGTCTATTGAGACTTTCTGGATCGTGAATAAAGAAAAAATGCCCCAAAACCTTTTCAACAGGAAGAACCGTGGGATCAAACTTCACCAGAACACTCTCGGCATGTCCCGTTTCTCCTGTACACACGTCATCATACGTTGGCCACATCACATCTCCCCCCGAATAGCCCACCTTTGTACCCACCACCCCTTTGACGCGCTTAAAATACGCCTCTACTCCCCAGAAACACCCCGCCGCTAAAATAATCTGCTCAAACGGAAGTTTCACATGAGAAAAAAGAGAAAGATACTCCATATAGCCCTCAGCTACCATATCCTCAAGAGGAATAAAATGCAATGACGCTGAATTGATACAAAACCTCATCCCCGTTGGTTCAGGTCCATCATCAAACACATGCCCCAGATGTCCCTTGGTATGTTTTGTTCTCACTTCAACCCGATGCATTCCATAGGAAAAATCCTCCACATATTCGAGAAGTTCAGGATGAACAGGTTTTGAAAAACTCGGCCACCCGGTTCCTGAATCAAACTTATCCAACGAAGAAAACAAAACCTCCCCCGAAACAGGATCAACATAAATTCCAGGATGTTTATTATCCCAATATTCATTCTGAAATGGCGGTTCTGTTGCCCCCTCATAGAACACCTTCCTCTGCCACTGAGAAAGTTTTCGTTTCATACTTCCCTCCTTTTTCAAACCATCCTTTTGATTGAGTATACTTACACACCAACAAAAAGGCAAAAATTTTTCTCGTTTTCCCTCACACTTCGGAAAGATTTTTGCCCTCTAAAAAAAGAGGCCACCGGTATACACGGTGGCCCTTAAAAGAAATTTCCCCCTTTCATCCATACCAATATCGAATTCTTTTCTTTCTCTTTCGTTTATTGAGAGCACGATAGAGAAACGCCCCCGCTACCTTCAACAAAGGATGCGTAATAAAAAATGCCGCACCAACCAATAACATTCCTCCTCCCATTAAAAAACGAAAAACATCAGAAGAAGAGTTCATACAAAAGTAAATCAACGTACCCAACAAAAGGATCTCTCCCAGCGTTATAAAACTGGCCATCACACGAAACCAGAAGAGCTTTCCCTTTACTCCCTTGGTTATCTCCTCACTTCGTTTGAGAGCCTTATACGGACCTACTTTCTCATCCACGATCATATGAGCAAAAAACGTAAAAGCAAGCAACTTGACCACAAAATAGCCACTTCCATAAATAAATGTCCCTATCACTATCATAAAACCAAATAAAATTAATGATCCCCCTGTAAACACTTCCAGACCTGTTATTACTTCCTCTGGAAAATCATTTAGAAAAAACTTCCTTATTGTCTCTCCCTCGTATTGAATAGCGTCAAAAATAGCACCTCCTCCCGGGGCAACGAGAAAAAAGGCCAAAAGTAACCCAGCAATATATGGCCATATCGCCATGACAAACCCAAAAACTGATGCGGTAACATACGCAGGAAAAAAAGAAAAAGCAGAAAAAGTGTCTTTGAGAGAAGGTTTTTCCCGATCACATAACTGCAGAGATATCTTTTTCCAGCAAAGAGCACTTAAAGCAGCAACCACTATTCCCATTCCTAGCCCACATCCCTTTGCCCGAATTCAAAAAAGAAATCTCTTTTCTAAAAACAAGCAGAAATACGAAAAAAACGACCATCACCACTCCCACCAACGTCCAGAAAAAGAGAAAACCAAAATTTTTTCTTATAGCCATCCACC
This sequence is a window from Thermospira aquatica. Protein-coding genes within it:
- a CDS encoding bifunctional methionine sulfoxide reductase B/A protein, yielding MKRKLSQWQRKVFYEGATEPPFQNEYWDNKHPGIYVDPVSGEVLFSSLDKFDSGTGWPSFSKPVHPELLEYVEDFSYGMHRVEVRTKHTKGHLGHVFDDGPEPTGMRFCINSASLHFIPLEDMVAEGYMEYLSLFSHVKLPFEQIILAAGCFWGVEAYFKRVKGVVGTKVGYSGGDVMWPTYDDVCTGETGHAESVLVKFDPTVLPVEKVLGHFFFIHDPESLNRQGNDVGTQYRSAIFYLDEKHVPAIEKALEKLRNQGKHPVTQVEKAKNFYPAEEYHQDYLTKNPGGYCHVNLSRMWEGD
- a CDS encoding PD-(D/E)XK nuclease family protein, with protein sequence MSYEKFLKKVAHELISTYKEVLPSSLIVVPNKRARTFLFEYMRESIQIPLVAPRCFSSEELAKNLAGMEKEENLPLLFELYEAYESTYRKKQLAPLAFEDFYFLGRTLLADFNEIDRYLVDVSQLFSHLCKLEAYEKGAPTIAPAFSRLWENLAEIYQTFQDRCKKNKRGYPGLFYRLAAETLPPNPLVRDGLVFWVGFHALSPAEEKIFLKTRQDGQAKVFLDIDTYFTDNPLQEAGHFYRNFWEKHLGLELESQKENLLSHHSLREIKIFATTNETSMVKLLGEELHKKTSQEENPSTLSQKPDTLAIILPREELLFSVLNAIPPEIKSVNVTMGFPLRASQIASWIENLLSLRESIIIDETTKIPTISGKILSEILDHQYTRLLVSNEIINTIIKTIREKNLARLFIQSLPFENFPSSLVTWITAPSLTGKETILTLFAIVKNLLDAYRKKHLALDSEFIYTALQSLENIRQLIEEKKFQLSFEATSRIIRDVLQEAIIAFSGEPLEGWQIMGFLETQALDFDEVYILSMNEGILPASGARISFLPPDIKKAYNLPLPHESENVYAYHFYRLLKRARKVSLFYTREAGENQQQEKSRYIEQLLFEYLSPKNTCHEIAYAYPFVRPSWPKPSYAKTSSVLDKLRSMSYSPTSLITYFKCSLWFYYKYLLEIPEAENLEEDPDAKTKGNIIHEVMENIFHKGKIFFPQDLASLLQTNEIESFITQAIKNQFTERPLKGKITLLQHIITQQTKKILEKHTTITPFQILETEYSLASTCTLDDGTTIKLKGRIDRIDQRNNAIFIMDYKTGEAGSLSLPSNEQREYVLSSLFQEKTRSQLFQLLFYGYLFTQNPAPLLPSLSPENLFFSICAFKQGDFKYVESKSPSEGKLSYEKLRKPFERGLKKALQLILSEAPFQQTQDISTCEKCPFRHICGREKL
- a CDS encoding DUF975 family protein; the encoded protein is MGIVVAALSALCWKKISLQLCDREKPSLKDTFSAFSFFPAYVTASVFGFVMAIWPYIAGLLLAFFLVAPGGGAIFDAIQYEGETIRKFFLNDFPEEVITGLEVFTGGSLILFGFMIVIGTFIYGSGYFVVKLLAFTFFAHMIVDEKVGPYKALKRSEEITKGVKGKLFWFRVMASFITLGEILLLGTLIYFCMNSSSDVFRFLMGGGMLLVGAAFFITHPLLKVAGAFLYRALNKRKRKKRIRYWYG